A single Ammospiza caudacuta isolate bAmmCau1 chromosome 6, bAmmCau1.pri, whole genome shotgun sequence DNA region contains:
- the AP5M1 gene encoding AP-5 complex subunit mu-1: MALRALWLLRHDPAAGGAVLFSRRYPTVELRAETFNGSARVPIPSDSAFLEALLLELKLEDEHLFVEHRDTCTRISHSCVHSVSTAAGELWPVLAFRKSGLIYACVPLVEGSLEPRPALLTVRGLSQGLALLLGIMDYVSPSRKNEAELSSKVGQLRTLLIQACPLGTPLNTNIRSLSSSFEDIQEMPVDKEQPAWRSSSYKGKPQVNVCIAEKVKCMQYDQRDVVDTWQVYGAVNCKCDIEGSAPNVALSLTLPSNAPPLQDIVVHHCVTSVDPAMLLSTSAEPLHDSVYNGPYKFPFIPPSDSFDLCYYTSQVPVPPILGCYQLVEEGSQIKITVNLKLHESIKNSFEYCEARIPFFNRGPIAQLEHKVSHGQLDLFREKSLLVWVIGQKFPKSLEVSLTGTLSFGTAGKEHPTDYVCTGSTAYVKLYFRIPDFTLTGCYVDQHSVQIFVPGKPKITASRELISSDYYIWNSKAPAPMVFKPLLD, from the exons GCGCTACCCCACGGTGGAGCTGCGCGCCGAGACCTTCAACGGCTCCGCGCGCGTCCCCATCCCCTCGGACAGCGCCTTCCTCGAggccctgctcctggagctgaagcTGGAGGACGAGCACCTCTttgtggagcacagggacacctgcaCCAGGATCAGCCACTCCTGCGTGCACTCCGTGTCCACCGCCGCGGGCGAGCTCTGGCCCGTGCTGGCGTTCCGCAAGAGCGGCCTCATCTACGCCTGCGTGCCGCTGGTGGAGGGCAGCCTGGAGCCACGGCCGGCCCTGCTCACCGTCAGAGGGCTCTCCCAGGGACTGGCTCTCCTGCTGGGCATCATGGACTACGTCTCTCCCAGCCGCAAGAACGAGGCCGAGCTGAGCAGCAAGGTCGGGCAGCTCCGGACTCTGCTGATCCAGgcctgtcccctgggcacccccCTGAACACCAACATCCgcagcctcagcagctccttcGAGGACATCCAGGAGATGCCTGTGGACAaggagcagccagcctggagATCCAGCAGCTACAAGGGCAAACCCCAGGTCAATGTCTGCATCGCTGAGAAGGTCAAGTGTATGCAGTATGACCAGAGGGATGTGGTGGACACGTGGCAAGTTTATGGAGCTGTGAACTGCAAG TGTGACATCGAGGGATCTGCACCAAACGTCGCCCTGAGCCTGACGCTGCCCAGCAACGCGCCCCCGCTCCAGGACATCGTGGTCCATCACTGCGTCACCTCCGTGGACCCTGCCATGCTCCTGTccaccagtgctgagcccctgcacGACTCTGTGTACAATGGACCCTACAAATTCCCTTTCATTCCTCCTTCAGACTCCTTTGACCTGTGTTACTACACTTCCCAG GTTCCTGTTCCACCAATTTTGGGATGTTACCAGCTCGTTGAAGAGGGATCACAGATAAAAATAACAGTTAATTTAAAGCTCCATGAAAGCATAAAGAATTCTTTTGAGTACTGTGAAGCTCGTATACCTTTCTTCAACAG GGGCCCCATTGCTCAGTTAGAGCACAAAGTCAGTCATGGCCAGCTGGATTTGTTCAGGGAGAAGAGCCTCCTGGTTTGGGTCATTG GACAGAAGTTCCCCAAATCTTTGGAGGTTTCCCTGACTGGAACTCTGTCTTTTGGCACCGCAGGCAAAGAGCACCCGACTGATTATGTGTGCACTGGGAGCACTGCTTATGTCAAA CTGTATTTTAGGATCCCAGACTTTACACTTACTGGATGTTATGTAGACCAGCATTCTGTTCAGATCTTTGTTCCAGGGAAGCCCAAAATTACTGCAT cCCGGGAATTGATTTCTTCTGATTACTACATCTGGAATTCCAAAGCACCAGCACCTATGGTATTCAAACCCTTACTTGACTAA